In a genomic window of Mycolicibacillus parakoreensis:
- a CDS encoding segregation/condensation protein A, translated as MTAEDTAEQSGFQVRLTNFEGPFDLLLQLIFAHRLDVTEVALHQVTDDFIAYTREIGAHLGLEETTAFLVIAATLLDLKAARLLPAGQVDDEEDLALLEVRDLLFARLLQYRAYKHVAQMFAELEAAALRSYPRAVSLEDRFADLLPEVMLGVDAQRFAEIAASAFTPRPVPTVATAHLHQVSVSVPEQAQRLLALLEARGSGTWASFRELVADCEVPIEIVGRFLALLELYRARAVAFEQAEPLGVLEVSWTGERPAAGDLDELVKADNPT; from the coding sequence GTGACCGCGGAGGACACCGCCGAGCAGTCCGGGTTCCAGGTTCGGCTGACCAATTTCGAGGGGCCCTTCGACCTGCTGCTGCAGTTGATCTTCGCCCACCGGCTCGATGTCACCGAGGTCGCGCTGCACCAGGTCACCGACGACTTCATCGCCTACACCCGCGAGATCGGGGCCCACCTGGGGTTGGAGGAGACCACCGCCTTCCTGGTGATCGCCGCGACCCTGCTCGATCTCAAGGCCGCCCGGCTGCTGCCGGCCGGGCAGGTCGACGACGAGGAAGACCTGGCGCTGCTGGAGGTCCGTGACCTGCTGTTCGCCCGATTGCTGCAGTATCGGGCTTACAAGCATGTCGCGCAGATGTTCGCCGAACTGGAGGCCGCCGCGCTGCGCAGCTATCCGCGGGCGGTGTCGCTGGAGGACCGCTTCGCCGATCTGTTGCCCGAGGTGATGCTCGGCGTCGACGCGCAGCGCTTCGCCGAGATCGCGGCGAGCGCCTTCACCCCGCGCCCGGTGCCCACGGTCGCCACCGCGCACCTGCACCAGGTCAGCGTCTCGGTGCCCGAGCAGGCTCAGCGACTGCTGGCGCTGCTGGAGGCCCGCGGCAGCGGCACCTGGGCGTCGTTTCGCGAGCTGGTCGCCGACTGCGAGGTGCCGATCGAGATCGTCGGACGCTTCCTGGCGCTGCTCGAGCTGTACCGAGCGCGGGCGGTAGCATTCGAGCAGGCAGAGCCACTTGGTGTGCTCGAGGTTTCGTGGACCGGAGAACGTCCGGCCGCTGGAGACCTCGACGAACTGGTGAAAGCAGACAACCCCACATGA
- a CDS encoding O-methyltransferase, whose amino-acid sequence MSLKQRFPFLRWSVLRMITLPRNVSRTGQVGDGREDAVVRYVLANARAGDVDDVLATIDRFAYDKSMLMNVGDEKGALLDAAVRRAEPTLALELGTYAGYSALRIARAAPQARVLSVELAEANAANARAIWAHAGVSDRIGCVVGTLGDGGGTLDALARDHGLTPGALDFLFLDHDKVAYLPDLQSILDRGWLRREAIVVADNVLVPGAPKYRAYMREQQGTLFDTVEHKTHAEYQSLIPDLVLESRYLGSG is encoded by the coding sequence ATGAGTCTCAAACAGCGCTTCCCGTTCCTGCGCTGGTCGGTGCTGCGGATGATCACGCTGCCCCGCAATGTGTCCAGGACCGGGCAGGTCGGTGACGGCCGGGAGGACGCGGTGGTGCGCTACGTGCTGGCCAACGCCCGCGCCGGCGACGTCGACGACGTGCTCGCCACCATCGACCGCTTCGCCTACGACAAGTCGATGTTGATGAACGTCGGCGACGAGAAGGGCGCGCTCCTCGACGCCGCGGTGCGCCGTGCCGAGCCGACGCTCGCACTGGAGTTGGGCACCTACGCCGGGTACAGCGCGCTGCGCATCGCCCGCGCCGCCCCGCAGGCGCGGGTGCTCTCGGTGGAGCTGGCCGAGGCCAACGCCGCCAACGCCCGCGCCATCTGGGCGCATGCGGGGGTCTCGGATCGGATCGGCTGCGTGGTCGGCACCCTCGGCGACGGCGGCGGCACCCTCGACGCGCTGGCCCGCGACCACGGACTCACCCCGGGAGCGCTGGATTTTCTGTTCCTCGATCACGACAAGGTGGCCTACCTGCCCGATCTGCAGAGCATCCTCGACCGCGGTTGGCTGCGTCGGGAGGCGATCGTGGTCGCCGACAACGTCCTGGTGCCGGGCGCCCCGAAATACCGGGCCTACATGCGCGAACAGCAGGGCACGCTGTTCGACACCGTCGAGCACAAGACCCACGCGGAGTATCAGAGCCTGATCCCCGACCTGGTGCTCGAGTCGCGCTATCTGGGCTCGGGTTAG
- a CDS encoding pseudouridine synthase, with protein MTEGIRLQKVLSRAGVASRRVAEKMIRDGRVEIDGRVVSELGTRVDPESAVIRVDGARVSVDESLVYLALNKPRGMHSTMSDDRGRPCIGDLVEHRVRGNKNLFHVGRLDADTEGLILLTNDGELAHRLMHPSYEVPKTYLATVAGTVPRTLGKRLRAGVDLEDGPARVDDFAVVDAVAGRTLVRVTLHEGRNRIVRRLLGAAGFPVQELVRTEIGAVTLGEQRPGSIRPLRRNEIGQLYKAVGL; from the coding sequence ATGACCGAGGGAATCCGCCTGCAGAAGGTGCTCTCCCGGGCCGGGGTGGCGTCGCGGCGGGTGGCCGAGAAGATGATCCGCGACGGGCGCGTCGAGATCGACGGCCGGGTGGTCAGCGAGTTGGGCACCCGGGTGGACCCGGAGTCCGCGGTGATCCGGGTCGACGGCGCGCGGGTGAGCGTCGATGAATCCCTGGTGTACCTGGCGTTGAACAAACCCCGCGGGATGCATTCGACGATGTCGGATGATCGCGGCCGGCCGTGCATCGGGGATCTGGTCGAGCACCGGGTGCGCGGCAACAAGAACCTCTTCCACGTCGGACGGTTGGACGCCGACACCGAGGGGCTGATCCTGCTGACCAACGACGGGGAACTGGCCCACCGGTTGATGCACCCGTCCTACGAGGTGCCGAAAACCTATCTGGCGACCGTTGCGGGCACGGTGCCGCGCACCCTGGGCAAGAGACTGCGGGCCGGTGTGGACCTGGAGGACGGCCCCGCGCGGGTGGACGACTTCGCCGTGGTCGACGCGGTAGCGGGCCGCACCCTGGTGCGGGTGACCCTGCACGAGGGACGCAACCGGATCGTGCGGCGGCTGCTGGGCGCCGCCGGGTTCCCGGTGCAGGAATTGGTGCGCACCGAGATCGGTGCGGTCACGCTGGGGGAGCAGCGACCGGGAAGCATTCGGCCGTTGCGGCGCAACGAAATCGGACAACTCTACAAGGCGGTCGGACTGTGA
- a CDS encoding ParA family protein — MNSNADGTVELGLTGRPPRDIPEPQPRVSHGPAQVIAMCNQKGGVGKTTSTINLGAALAEYGRRVLLVDLDPQGALSAGLGVPHYELERTVHNLLVEPRVSTDEVLIGTRIKNVDLIPSNIDLSAAEIQLVNEVGREQSLARALHPVIDRYDYVLVDCQPSLGLLTVNGLACADGVIIPTECEYFSLRGLALLTDTVEKVRDRLNPKLEISGILVTRFDPRTINSREVMARVVERFGDLVFDTVITRTVRFPETTVAGEPITTWAPKSGGAQSYRALAREVIDRFGA, encoded by the coding sequence ATGAACAGCAACGCTGACGGCACCGTCGAGCTGGGCCTGACCGGCCGGCCCCCGCGTGACATCCCCGAACCGCAACCCCGGGTCTCGCACGGTCCCGCGCAGGTCATCGCGATGTGTAACCAGAAGGGCGGCGTCGGCAAGACGACCTCGACGATCAACCTCGGCGCCGCGCTCGCCGAGTACGGGCGCCGGGTGCTGCTGGTGGACCTCGACCCGCAGGGTGCGCTCTCGGCGGGGCTGGGGGTGCCGCACTACGAGCTGGAACGCACCGTGCACAACCTGCTGGTGGAACCGCGGGTCTCGACCGACGAGGTGCTCATCGGCACCCGGATCAAAAACGTCGATCTGATCCCGTCCAACATCGACCTGTCGGCCGCCGAGATCCAGTTGGTCAACGAGGTGGGGCGCGAGCAGTCGCTGGCGCGTGCGCTGCACCCGGTCATCGACCGCTACGACTACGTCCTGGTCGACTGTCAGCCGTCGCTGGGGTTGCTCACCGTCAACGGTCTGGCCTGCGCGGACGGGGTGATCATCCCGACCGAGTGCGAGTATTTCTCGCTGCGGGGCCTGGCGTTGCTCACCGACACGGTCGAGAAGGTGCGCGACCGGCTCAACCCGAAGCTGGAGATCAGCGGCATCCTGGTCACCCGCTTCGACCCGCGCACCATCAACTCCCGGGAGGTGATGGCCCGGGTGGTGGAACGCTTCGGTGATCTGGTGTTCGACACGGTCATCACCCGCACCGTCCGGTTCCCGGAAACCACCGTGGCCGGGGAGCCGATCACCACCTGGGCTCCGAAATCCGGCGGTGCCCAGTCCTACCGTGCGCTGGCCCGCGAGGTCATCGACCGGTTCGGCGCCTGA
- a CDS encoding sulfite exporter TauE/SafE family protein, translated as MSLFEVALITLAGLGAGAINSLVGSGTLITFPTLVTLGYAPLTATISNAVGLVAGGVSGTWAYRRELRGQWARLRWQLPGSLLGAVCGAWLLLHLPEQVFNRVVPALLVLALVLVVVGPRIQRLAQRRALAAGRSLEQLSRGRLAALTIGTFAVGVYGGYFSAAQGILLVGVMGVLLPESMQRMNAAKNLLALVVNMVAASAYILVAADRISWAAAGLIAAGSLVGGLLGGHYGRRLSPTALRAVIIVVGLIGLWRLLTV; from the coding sequence ATGTCGTTGTTCGAGGTGGCGCTGATCACGCTGGCCGGACTCGGCGCCGGGGCGATCAACTCGCTGGTGGGAAGCGGCACCCTGATCACTTTCCCGACCCTGGTCACGCTGGGGTATGCGCCGCTGACCGCCACCATCTCCAATGCGGTCGGGCTGGTGGCCGGCGGCGTCTCGGGCACCTGGGCCTACCGGCGCGAGCTGCGCGGCCAGTGGGCCCGGCTGCGCTGGCAGCTGCCCGGCTCCCTACTGGGGGCGGTCTGCGGTGCGTGGCTGCTGCTGCACCTGCCCGAGCAGGTGTTCAACCGCGTGGTGCCCGCGCTGTTGGTGTTGGCGCTGGTCCTGGTGGTGGTCGGCCCGCGCATCCAGCGATTGGCCCAGCGCCGCGCGCTCGCCGCGGGCCGCTCCCTTGAGCAGCTCAGCCGGGGCCGGTTGGCGGCGTTAACGATCGGGACCTTCGCGGTCGGGGTCTACGGGGGGTATTTCTCCGCCGCCCAGGGGATTCTGCTCGTCGGGGTGATGGGGGTGCTGCTGCCCGAGTCGATGCAGCGGATGAACGCCGCGAAGAACCTGCTGGCGCTGGTGGTGAACATGGTGGCCGCCAGCGCCTACATCCTGGTGGCCGCCGACCGGATCAGTTGGGCCGCTGCCGGACTGATCGCGGCCGGGTCCCTGGTCGGCGGGCTGCTCGGCGGCCACTACGGCCGGCGGCTGTCCCCGACCGCGCTGCGGGCGGTGATCATCGTCGTCGGGCTGATCGGGCTGTGGCGGCTGCTCACCGTGTAG
- the scpB gene encoding SMC-Scp complex subunit ScpB, whose translation MTQPDDARPEETTPAAPPQPAEPLAVDDNGDPAHRSDALGIDVATADLDDEELAAVLEALLLVVDTPVATETLATATEQPVDRVAAQLRAMAEGLAARDSGIELREAGGGWRLYTRAAYAPYVERLLLDGARSKLTRAALETLAVVAYRQPVTRARVSAVRGVNCDAVMRTLLARGLITEAGPDADTGAATFTTTELFLERLGLSSLADLPDIAPLLPDVDSIDDLSESLDSEPRFMKLGGASADEPLTFDVDR comes from the coding sequence ATGACCCAGCCCGACGACGCGCGCCCCGAGGAGACGACCCCGGCGGCGCCCCCGCAGCCCGCGGAGCCGCTCGCCGTGGACGACAACGGCGACCCGGCGCACCGCAGCGACGCGCTCGGCATCGACGTCGCCACCGCCGACCTCGACGACGAGGAGCTCGCCGCGGTGCTCGAGGCGCTGCTGCTGGTGGTCGACACCCCGGTGGCCACCGAGACGCTGGCCACGGCCACCGAGCAGCCGGTGGATCGGGTCGCCGCCCAGCTGCGTGCGATGGCCGAGGGCCTCGCCGCCCGCGACAGCGGCATCGAGTTGCGGGAGGCCGGCGGGGGATGGCGGCTCTACACCCGGGCCGCCTACGCGCCGTATGTGGAACGGCTGCTGCTCGACGGGGCGCGCTCGAAGCTGACCCGCGCCGCCCTGGAGACCCTCGCGGTGGTGGCCTACCGCCAGCCGGTGACCCGGGCGCGGGTCTCGGCGGTGCGCGGGGTCAACTGCGATGCGGTGATGCGCACGCTGCTGGCGCGCGGGCTGATCACCGAGGCCGGACCCGACGCCGACACCGGCGCGGCGACGTTCACCACCACCGAGCTGTTTCTGGAGCGGCTCGGGTTGTCGTCGCTGGCCGATCTGCCCGATATCGCCCCGCTGCTGCCCGATGTCGACAGCATCGACGACCTGAGCGAATCGTTGGACAGCGAGCCACGTTTCATGAAACTCGGTGGCGCCTCGGCCGACGAGCCCCTGACCTTCGACGTGGACCGATGA
- a CDS encoding CTP synthase, giving the protein MRKHPYIATHYLFVTGGVASSLGKGLTASSLGQLLISRGLQVTMQKLDPYLNVDPGTMNPFQHGEVFVTEDGAETDLDVGHYERFLDRDLSSTANVTTGQVYSTVIAKERRGEYLGDTVQVIPHITDEIKNRILAMGEPDQDGNRPDVVITEIGGTVGDIESQPFLEAARQVRHDVGRDHCFFLHVSLVPYLAPSGELKTKPTQHSVAALRSIGITPDALILRCDREVPEPLKEKIALMCDVDIDGVISTPDAPSIYDIPKVLHREELDAYVVRRMNLPFRDVDWTEWDDLLSRVHDSHESVRIALVGKYIELSDAYLSVAEALRAGGFKHRTRVEIRWVASDDCDTPAGAAAALGDVDGVLIPGGFGIRGIEGKLGAIRYARARGLPLLGLCLGLQCIVIEAARSVGVDDANSAEFDPDTPDPVISTMADQKQAVAGEADLGGTMRLGAYPAMLEADSIVAQAYQSTEVSERHRHRYEVNNAYRERIAESGLRFSGTSPDGHLVEFVEYPAEIHPFLVGTQAHPELKSRPTRPHPLFVAFIGAAIDYKAAERLPVEIPEHNANGAGQPLLEEPAARG; this is encoded by the coding sequence CTGCGCAAGCACCCCTACATCGCCACCCACTATCTGTTCGTCACCGGCGGTGTCGCCTCCTCGTTGGGCAAGGGGTTGACTGCCAGCAGCCTCGGACAGCTGCTGATCTCCCGCGGTCTGCAGGTCACGATGCAAAAGCTCGACCCGTACCTCAACGTGGACCCGGGGACGATGAACCCGTTCCAACACGGTGAGGTCTTCGTCACCGAGGACGGTGCCGAGACCGACCTCGACGTCGGGCACTACGAGCGCTTCTTGGATCGCGACCTGTCCAGCACGGCCAACGTGACCACCGGACAGGTCTACTCCACGGTGATCGCCAAGGAACGGCGAGGCGAGTACCTCGGCGACACGGTGCAGGTCATCCCGCACATCACCGACGAGATCAAAAACCGGATCCTGGCGATGGGCGAACCCGACCAGGACGGGAACCGACCCGACGTGGTGATCACCGAAATCGGTGGCACCGTAGGCGATATCGAATCCCAGCCGTTTCTGGAAGCCGCCCGGCAGGTTCGCCACGACGTCGGCCGGGACCACTGTTTCTTCCTGCACGTCTCGCTGGTGCCCTACCTGGCGCCCTCCGGCGAACTCAAAACCAAGCCGACCCAGCATTCGGTGGCCGCGCTGCGCAGCATCGGGATCACCCCGGACGCGTTGATCTTGCGATGCGATCGCGAGGTGCCCGAACCGCTGAAGGAGAAGATCGCGCTGATGTGCGACGTCGACATCGACGGGGTGATCTCCACCCCCGATGCGCCGTCGATCTATGACATCCCGAAGGTGCTGCACCGGGAGGAACTCGACGCCTACGTGGTGCGCAGGATGAACCTGCCGTTCCGCGACGTCGACTGGACCGAGTGGGATGATCTACTCTCCCGCGTCCACGACTCTCACGAGTCGGTCCGAATCGCGTTGGTGGGCAAGTACATCGAACTCTCCGACGCCTACCTGTCGGTGGCCGAGGCGCTGCGGGCCGGCGGATTCAAACACCGCACGAGGGTGGAGATCCGGTGGGTCGCCTCCGACGACTGCGACACCCCGGCCGGTGCGGCCGCCGCACTCGGTGACGTCGACGGGGTGCTCATCCCGGGCGGCTTCGGGATCCGCGGCATCGAAGGCAAACTCGGCGCGATCCGCTACGCCCGGGCCCGCGGACTGCCGTTGCTGGGTCTGTGCCTCGGGCTGCAGTGCATCGTGATCGAGGCCGCCCGCTCGGTCGGCGTCGACGACGCCAACTCGGCGGAATTCGACCCCGACACCCCCGATCCGGTCATCTCGACGATGGCCGACCAGAAGCAGGCCGTGGCCGGGGAGGCCGACCTGGGCGGCACCATGCGCCTGGGTGCCTACCCGGCGATGCTGGAAGCCGATTCGATTGTCGCGCAGGCGTATCAGTCGACCGAGGTCTCCGAGCGTCACCGGCACCGTTACGAGGTCAACAACGCCTACCGGGAACGGATCGCCGAGAGCGGCCTGCGGTTCTCCGGGACCTCGCCGGACGGTCACCTGGTCGAGTTCGTGGAGTACCCCGCGGAGATCCACCCGTTTCTGGTCGGCACCCAGGCCCATCCCGAACTGAAGAGCCGGCCCACCCGACCCCATCCGTTGTTCGTGGCGTTCATCGGCGCGGCCATCGACTACAAGGCAGCCGAACGGCTTCCGGTGGAAATCCCTGAACACAACGCCAACGGCGCCGGGCAACCCCTGCTGGAAGAGCCCGCGGCCCGTGGCTGA
- the xerD gene encoding site-specific tyrosine recombinase XerD has product MALDGQVGGYLDHLTIERGVAANTLSSYRRDLRRYNDYLRRRGIEDLGEVSEADVSEFVVALQRGDVEAGLSPLSAVSAGRALVAVRGLHRFAAAEGVAPADVAREVRPPSAGRRLPKSLTVEEVLALLEAAGGDRPSDSPLTLRNRALLELLYSTGARISEAVGLDLDDIDTHDRSVLLHGKGDKQRLVPIGRPAVAALEAYLVRGRPDLARRGRGTPALFLNARGGRLSRQSAWQVLHDAAEHAGITAAVSPHTLRHSFATHLLDGGADVRVVQELLGHASVTTTQIYTLVTVHALREVWAGAHPRAR; this is encoded by the coding sequence GTGGCCCTCGACGGCCAGGTCGGCGGCTACCTGGACCATCTGACGATCGAGCGCGGGGTGGCCGCCAACACGTTGAGCTCCTACCGTCGGGATCTTCGCCGCTACAACGACTATCTGCGCCGGCGGGGGATCGAGGACCTCGGCGAGGTCAGCGAGGCCGATGTCAGCGAGTTCGTGGTGGCGCTGCAGCGCGGCGACGTCGAGGCGGGGCTGAGCCCGCTGTCGGCGGTGTCGGCCGGGCGGGCGCTGGTCGCGGTGCGCGGTCTGCACCGTTTCGCCGCCGCCGAAGGGGTGGCGCCGGCGGACGTGGCCCGCGAGGTGCGCCCACCGAGTGCGGGTCGCCGGCTGCCCAAGAGCCTCACCGTCGAGGAGGTGCTGGCGCTGTTGGAGGCCGCCGGAGGCGACCGGCCCTCCGACAGTCCGTTGACGTTGCGCAATCGCGCGCTGCTGGAGTTGCTGTACTCCACCGGGGCGCGGATCTCCGAGGCGGTCGGCTTGGACCTCGACGACATCGACACCCACGACCGCTCGGTGTTGCTGCACGGCAAGGGCGACAAGCAGCGGCTGGTGCCGATCGGGCGGCCCGCCGTGGCCGCTCTGGAGGCGTATCTGGTGCGCGGGCGCCCCGATCTGGCCCGGCGTGGCCGCGGCACACCGGCGTTGTTCCTCAACGCCCGCGGGGGCCGGCTCTCCCGGCAGAGCGCCTGGCAAGTGCTCCACGACGCCGCCGAGCACGCCGGGATCACCGCCGCGGTCTCCCCGCACACCCTGCGCCACTCGTTCGCTACCCACCTGCTCGACGGCGGCGCCGACGTCCGCGTCGTGCAGGAACTGCTCGGCCACGCGTCGGTGACCACCACCCAGATCTACACGCTGGTCACCGTGCACGCACTGCGTGAGGTGTGGGCCGGCGCCCACCCGCGGGCCCGCTAA
- the der gene encoding ribosome biogenesis GTPase Der, whose product MSTTGSDGTWSDESDWDIAEVGDFSDFSDVDDAGRSEVLAGQFAPPVVAVVGRPNVGKSTLVNRILGRREAVVQDLPGVTRDRVSYDANWTGRRFVVQDTGGWEPDAKGLQQLVAEQAAVAMRTADAVILVVDAVVGATSGDEAAARILRRAGKPVFLAANKVDNERGESDAAALWSLGLGEPHAVSAMHGRGVADLLDEVVAALPQVTGIVTAGEGGPRRVALVGKPNVGKSSLLNKLAGDQLSVVHDVAGTTVDPVDSLIELGGRTWRFIDTAGLRRKVRQASGHEFYASVRTHGAIDAAEVVIALIDGSEPLTEQDQRVLSMVIDAGRALVLAFNKWDLVDEDRRHRLEREIDRELVQVRWAQRVNISAQTGRAVQKLVPALESALRSWDTRVPTGRLNTFLKEVVAATPPPVRGGKQPRILFATQAAARPPTFVLFTTGFLEAGYRRFLERRLREEFGFAGSPIRINVRVREKRKSR is encoded by the coding sequence ATGAGCACCACCGGTTCCGACGGGACGTGGAGCGACGAAAGTGACTGGGATATCGCCGAAGTCGGCGACTTCAGCGACTTCAGCGACGTCGACGACGCGGGGCGCTCCGAGGTCCTGGCCGGGCAGTTCGCGCCGCCGGTGGTGGCGGTGGTGGGACGGCCCAACGTCGGCAAGTCCACGCTGGTCAACCGGATCCTGGGGCGCCGTGAGGCCGTCGTCCAAGACCTCCCCGGCGTCACCCGCGATCGGGTGTCTTATGACGCCAACTGGACCGGGCGGCGCTTCGTCGTGCAGGACACCGGCGGTTGGGAGCCCGACGCCAAGGGACTGCAGCAGCTGGTCGCCGAACAGGCGGCGGTGGCCATGCGCACCGCCGACGCGGTGATCCTGGTCGTCGACGCGGTGGTCGGTGCCACCAGCGGCGACGAGGCGGCCGCCCGGATCCTGCGCCGGGCCGGCAAACCGGTGTTTTTGGCGGCCAACAAGGTCGACAACGAACGCGGCGAGTCCGACGCCGCAGCGCTGTGGTCGCTGGGACTGGGTGAGCCCCATGCGGTCAGCGCCATGCACGGTCGCGGTGTCGCCGATCTGCTCGATGAGGTGGTCGCCGCACTCCCGCAGGTCACCGGCATCGTTACCGCCGGCGAGGGCGGGCCGCGGCGGGTGGCGCTGGTCGGAAAACCCAACGTCGGCAAGAGCTCGCTGCTCAACAAGCTGGCCGGCGACCAGCTGTCGGTCGTGCACGACGTGGCCGGCACCACCGTCGACCCGGTCGACTCGCTGATCGAGTTGGGCGGGCGGACCTGGCGGTTCATCGACACCGCCGGGCTGCGGCGCAAGGTCCGTCAGGCCAGCGGACACGAGTTCTACGCCTCGGTGCGCACCCACGGGGCGATCGACGCCGCCGAGGTGGTGATCGCGCTGATCGACGGCTCCGAGCCTCTGACCGAACAAGACCAGCGGGTGCTGTCGATGGTCATCGACGCCGGGCGTGCCCTGGTGTTGGCGTTCAACAAATGGGATCTGGTCGATGAGGACCGTCGCCATCGACTGGAACGCGAAATCGATCGCGAGCTGGTCCAGGTGCGGTGGGCGCAGCGGGTCAACATCTCCGCGCAGACCGGGCGGGCGGTGCAGAAACTGGTGCCCGCACTGGAGTCGGCGCTGCGATCCTGGGACACCCGGGTGCCCACCGGACGGCTCAACACCTTCCTCAAAGAGGTCGTCGCCGCGACCCCGCCGCCGGTGCGCGGCGGAAAACAACCGCGGATCCTGTTCGCGACCCAGGCCGCTGCGCGCCCCCCGACGTTCGTGCTGTTCACCACCGGGTTCCTCGAGGCCGGCTACCGCCGTTTCCTGGAACGGCGCCTGCGCGAAGAGTTCGGGTTCGCGGGCAGCCCGATCCGGATCAACGTGCGGGTGCGGGAGAAACGCAAGAGCCGCTGA
- a CDS encoding NUDIX domain-containing protein produces MAEHDFETVSSRLVHSGKIFALRADEVRMPGGATATREVVEHFGAVAIVALDDDDNIPLIYQYRVPLGRRLWELPAGLLDADGEEPHRTAARELHEEAGLQAETWQVLVDLDSTPGFSDESVRVFLATGLREVERPAAHDEEADLQVRWCSLAEAVTAVMAGQIVNAIAVAGILAAHAVRGGAAAPRPLDAVWIDRPTAFAARRARR; encoded by the coding sequence GTGGCTGAGCACGACTTTGAGACCGTCTCCTCGCGGCTGGTGCACAGCGGCAAGATTTTCGCGCTGCGCGCCGACGAAGTGCGCATGCCCGGCGGCGCGACCGCCACCCGGGAAGTGGTCGAGCATTTCGGTGCGGTGGCGATCGTCGCGCTCGACGACGACGACAACATCCCGCTGATCTACCAGTACCGGGTGCCGTTGGGGCGTCGGCTCTGGGAACTGCCGGCCGGACTGCTCGACGCCGACGGCGAAGAACCGCACCGCACCGCCGCCCGGGAACTGCACGAGGAGGCCGGCCTACAGGCCGAAACCTGGCAGGTGCTCGTCGACCTCGATTCCACCCCGGGGTTCAGCGACGAGTCGGTGCGGGTGTTTTTGGCCACCGGGTTGCGCGAGGTCGAGCGCCCCGCCGCCCACGACGAGGAAGCCGACCTGCAGGTGCGCTGGTGTTCGCTGGCGGAGGCGGTGACGGCGGTGATGGCCGGCCAGATCGTCAACGCGATCGCGGTGGCCGGCATCCTGGCCGCCCACGCCGTGCGCGGCGGGGCCGCCGCGCCGCGCCCCCTCGATGCGGTGTGGATCGATCGGCCCACCGCCTTCGCCGCGCGACGGGCACGACGGTGA
- the cmk gene encoding (d)CMP kinase produces the protein MSGLRIAVDGPAGTGKSSVSRGLARALRSRYLDTGAMYRIVALAVLRAGIDPTDAARVARLVPDVRLAVGADPDGDRFYLADDDVSAQIRGAAVTGAVSAVSAVPAVRQRLVELQRQLAAGPDGIVVEGRDIGTVVLPDAELKVFLTASPQTRARRRNEQNVAAGQPDDYAGVLADVQRRDHLDSTRAASPLLPADDAVIVDTSAMTEAAVVEYLIGLVDDHSGARR, from the coding sequence GTGAGCGGGTTGAGGATCGCCGTGGACGGGCCGGCGGGCACCGGAAAATCCTCGGTGTCACGCGGACTGGCACGCGCGTTGAGATCGCGCTATCTCGACACCGGCGCGATGTACCGGATCGTGGCGTTGGCGGTGCTGCGGGCCGGGATCGACCCGACCGACGCGGCGCGGGTCGCCCGGCTGGTTCCCGACGTGCGCCTCGCGGTCGGTGCCGACCCCGACGGTGACCGTTTCTACCTTGCCGACGACGACGTGTCAGCTCAGATCCGCGGTGCGGCGGTGACCGGCGCGGTCTCGGCGGTCTCGGCGGTGCCGGCGGTGCGGCAGCGACTCGTCGAACTGCAGCGACAGTTGGCCGCCGGCCCCGACGGCATCGTGGTGGAGGGTCGCGACATCGGCACCGTGGTGCTCCCGGACGCCGAGCTGAAGGTCTTCCTCACCGCCTCGCCGCAGACCCGGGCGCGGCGGCGCAACGAACAGAACGTCGCCGCCGGGCAACCCGACGACTACGCCGGGGTGCTCGCCGACGTGCAGCGCCGCGACCACCTCGACTCCACCCGGGCGGCCTCACCGCTGCTGCCCGCCGACGACGCGGTCATCGTCGACACCAGCGCGATGACCGAAGCCGCGGTGGTCGAGTACCTGATCGGACTGGTCGATGACCACAGTGGGGCGCGTCGATGA